In a single window of the Penaeus monodon isolate SGIC_2016 chromosome 3, NSTDA_Pmon_1, whole genome shotgun sequence genome:
- the LOC119590114 gene encoding ADP-ribosylation factor-like protein 6, with protein MGMFDRLAFFLGLKKREASVLVIGLDNSGKSTMLNHFKTEDQKTTDIVPTVGFNVEKFKTKNVGFTAFDMSGQGRYRSLWEHYYHDCQGVIFVVDSSDKLRLVVAKDELDMLLQHAEIRHRRIPILFFANKMDMRDAVSSVKVSAALGLERISDKPWHITASNAITGEGLHEGVEWLTNQIKENFGNNMNR; from the exons ATGGGAATGTTCGACAGGCTAGCGTTTTTCCTTGGCCTTAAGAAACGTGAAGCTAGTGTATTGGTCATTGGCCTGGATAACTCAGGCAAATCAACCATGCTGAACCATTTCAAAACAGAAGATCAGAAGACGACGGATATTGTCCCTACGGTGGGGTTCAATGTGGAAAAGTTCAAGA CAAAAAATGTGGGTTTCACAGCATTTGATATGTCAGGTCAAGGACGCTACAGGAGTCTGTGGGAACATTACTACCATGACTGTCAAGGTGTCATATTTGTGGTGGATTCCAGTGACAAGCTGAGGCTAGTTGTCGCCAAGGATGAGCTCGACATGTTGCTTCAGCATGCGGAG ATCCGTCACCGTAGGATACCAATACTTTTCTTTGCCAACAAGATGGACATGCGAGATGCTGTGAGTAGTGTGAAAGTCTCGGCAGCCTTGGGTCTAGAGCGCATCTCTGATAAGCCTTGGCACATTACTGCTTCAAACGCCATTACTGGAGAAGGTCTTCATGAGGGTGTTGAATGGTTGACAAATCAAATCAAGGAGAACTTTGGAAATAATATGAACCGTTAG
- the LOC119590076 gene encoding E3 ubiquitin-protein ligase MARCHF6-like isoform X1, with the protein MKPCADALPIRKKLVSRSRCSALRVLKMEEDSQNQDICRVCRCEGSSDRPLFHPCICTGSIKFIHQDCLVQWLRYSRKEYCELCKHRFHFTPIYSPDMPKRLPIADILAGLARSMGTAIRYWLHYTLVAVAWLGVVPLTACRIYRCLFTGSVSSVLTLPLDMLSTDNLVSDIFHGCFVVTCTLSAFISLVWLREQILHGGGPDWLDQEIQHEHEPPGNFGAINQVNGQIPVPAANENVAPQQQEVANDNLDINDDPANQELAPVPANQNIGEGGEGEILHEGAPGNNNLDPGAAADDLNWNPIEWDRAAEELTWERLLGLDGSLVFLEHVFWVVSLNTMFILVFAFCPYHIGHFTIVGFKLKAWVSASHFEGLLTALCGYCVVGLCLVLLHTLAAIIRLNRSKRVLGLCYVVVKVALLSVVEIGVFPLIGGWWLDICSLSLFDATLKDREVSFKMAPGTSMFIHWLVGMVYVFYFASFILLLREVLRPGVLWFLRNLNDPDFNPVQEMIHLPIVRHTRRFLASMVIFGSTVLLMLWLPIKIIHGLWPSFLPYHITLSSDTPVSELSLELLLLQVILPALLEQGHTRVWLKLLVRHWCAAVSHILGLRSYLLGDVALDAQGGGVVIGGDTVGAAGEGGAAGAAAPPVEVEQADPELVEGLVNPVVGGPGGGDALGGGLGAAHQALLQRDGPTGFQAYVRPRWFGVRILGLVVMMCVSLTAASIICLTLPVLVGRQCMYLALGDTKVHELYTGACGLYLCLLSIRGITLLISWIMLGWSQVILRLKQWGIMGTKALVALVVVAVIVPLMVGVLMELVIVIPLRVPLHQTPIIFLWQDWALGVLYTKIMCALVMMGPNWWLKTNLEHIYLGGVRGLDLNLLVGQTALPVIASLGACLTIPYVTAHTLAPLFVPPSALVLVERRIYPALLIITLLSTLIIMQVVQFTRLYEHIKNDKYLVGRRLVNYDHTSTQTSSPRLESEITPFVR; encoded by the exons ATGAAGCCGTGTGCAGATGCATTgccgataagaaaaaaattggtgTCGCGGTCTCGATGCTCAGCTCTTCGAGTGTTGAAAATGGAGGAGGATTCTCAGAACCAAG atataTGTCGCGTTTGTAGGTGCGAGGGTTCCAGCGACCGTCCTCTGTTCCACCCCTGCATCTGTACTGGTAGCATTAAGTTCATCCACCAAGATTGTTTAGTGCAATGGCTTCGTTATTCCCGCAAAGAGTACTGCGAACTCTGCAAACATCGCTTCCACTTCACACCAA TATACTCACCAGACATGCCCAAGAGATTACCCATAGCAGACATCCTTGCTGGATTAGCACGCAGCATGGGCACAGCCATCCGTTACTGGCTGCATTACACATTGGTTGCTGTGGCATGGCTTGGGGTTGTGCCGCTGACAGCCTGCAGAATATATCGTTGCCTCTTCACGGGCTCAGTTTCCTCAGTGCTCACTCTACCACTTGACATGCTTTCAAC GGATAACTTAGTGTCAGATATCTTCCATGGGTGCTTTGTGGTGACATGCACACTAAGTGCTTTCATCAGTCTGGTGTGGTTGCGGGAACAGATCCTCCATGGGGGAGGGCCAGACTGGCTAGATCAAGAAATACAGCATGAG CATGAGCCACCTGGAAATTTTGGAGCAATCAATCAAGTGAATGGACAAATTCCAGTGCCAGCGGCCAATGAAAATGTTGCGCCACAGCAGCAGGAAGTGGCCAATGACAACCTGGACATCAATGATGATCCAGCAAATCAAGAGCTGGCTCCTGTCCCAGCAAATCAAAATATAGGGGAAG GAGGCGAGGGTGAGATCCTCCATGAGGGAGCTCCGGGTAACAACAACCTCGACCCAGGAGCCGCAGCAGACGATCTGAACTGGAACCCCATTGAGTGGGACCGGGCAGCCGAGGAGCTCACGTGGGAGCGTCTCCTGGGTCTTGACGGCTCACTCGTGTTTCTAGAGCACGTGTTTTGGGTCGTCTCCCTCAACACTATGTTCATACTGGTCTTTG CATTTTGTCCATATCACATTGGGCACTTCACCATAGTTGGTTTTAAGCTTAAAGCATGGGTGTCTGCATCACACTTCGAGGGTCTTCTGACAGCACTGTGTGGGTACTGTGTGGTTGGGTTATGCCTGGTGCTATTACATACACTGGCTGCAATTATCAGGCTTAACAG GTCAAAGCGTGTTCTAGGTTTATGTTACGTTGTAGTTAAAGTTGCTCTGCTGAGTGTGGTGGAGATTGGGGTCTTCCCACTGATAGGAGGCTGGTGGCTGGacatctgttccctctctctcttcgatgcAACGCTAAAG GACCGAGAGGTGAGCTTTAAGATGGCGCCAGGCACATCCATGTTCATCCATTGGCTGGTGGGGATGGTCTACGTCTTCTACTTTGCTTCCTTTATCCTCCTGCTTCGGGAAGTGCTGAGACCGGGTGTCCTGTGGTTCCTCAGGAATCTCAATGACCCAGACTTCAATCCCGTACAAGAG ATGATCCACCTGCCCATTGTGCGCCACACTCGACGCTTCTTGGCTTCCATGGTCATATTTGGTTCCACAGTGTTGCTAATGCTTTGGCTACCAATAAAGATCATTCATGGACTATGGCCCTCCTTTTTACCTTATCATATTACACTGTCGAG TGATACTCCAGTGAGTGAGCTGTCACTGGAGCTGCTGTTGCTCCAGGTGATACTCCCAGCACTGCTAGAACAAGGTCACACTCGAGTCTGGCTCAAGCTCTTGGTCAGACACTGGTGTGCTGCCGTGTCTCACATTCTTGGATTGAGATCGTACTTGCTTGGTGATGTGGCTCTTGATGCTCAG GGAGGTGGAGTTGTGATTGGTGGTGACACAGTTGGAGCTGCTGGAGAAGGTGGTGCAGCTGGTGCGGCTGCCCCTCCAGTGGAAGTAGAGCAGGCTGATCCCGAGCTGGTGGAAGGCCTGGTGAACCCTGTTGTTGGAGGGCCAGGAGGTGGAGATGCCCTCGGAGGAGGTCTTGGTGCTGCTCACCAGGCATTGCTCCAGCGAGATGGGCCGACGG GTTTCCAGGCTTATGTACGGCCGAGATGGTTTGGTGTGCGGATCTTGGGCTTGGTGGTCATGATGTGTGTGAGCCTGACAGCAGCATCCATTATATGTTTGACGCTTCCAGTCTTAGTGGGTCGTCAGTGCATGTATCTTGCTCTTGGTGACACCAAA GTTCATGAATTATACACTGGTGCATGTGGTTTGTACCTGTGTTTGCTCAGTATTCGAGGCATCACTCTCCTCATCTCCTGGATAATGCTGGGATGGTCACAAGTTATCCTGCGCTTGAAGCAATGGGGCATCATG GGCACCAAGGCACTAGTGGCGCTAGTGGTAGTGGCGGTAATTGTGCCGTTGATGGTGGGCGTTCTCATGGAGTTGGTCATTGTTATACCTCTGAGAGTTCCCCTACATCAGACACCCATTATCTTCCTCTGGCAG GACTGGGCCCTGGGCGTCCTGTACACAAAAATCATGTGTGCGTTGGTCATGATGGGTCCAAACTGGTGGCTCAAGACAAATCTGGAACATATCTACTTGGGTGGAGTGCGTGGCCTGGACCTGAACCTCCTTGTGGGCCAAACGGCACTTCCAGTCATTGCAAGCCTTGGTGCCTGTCTCACCATTCCCTATGTCACAGCACACACCCTGGCCCCTCTCTTTGTACCCCCTAGTGCACTG GTCCTGGTGGAGCGTCGCATATATCCCGCACTGTTGATCATAACACTGCTGTCTACTCTCATCATCATGCAAGTTGTACAGTTCACCCGTCTCTATGAacacataaaaaatgataagtacCTGGTTGGGCGCCGACTCGTGAACTACGACCACACAAGCACCCAGACCTCCTCCCCAAGGCTTGAAAGCGAGATCACCCCATTTGTCAGGTGA
- the LOC119590076 gene encoding E3 ubiquitin-protein ligase MARCHF6-like isoform X2: MRLNICRVCRCEGSSDRPLFHPCICTGSIKFIHQDCLVQWLRYSRKEYCELCKHRFHFTPIYSPDMPKRLPIADILAGLARSMGTAIRYWLHYTLVAVAWLGVVPLTACRIYRCLFTGSVSSVLTLPLDMLSTDNLVSDIFHGCFVVTCTLSAFISLVWLREQILHGGGPDWLDQEIQHEHEPPGNFGAINQVNGQIPVPAANENVAPQQQEVANDNLDINDDPANQELAPVPANQNIGEGGEGEILHEGAPGNNNLDPGAAADDLNWNPIEWDRAAEELTWERLLGLDGSLVFLEHVFWVVSLNTMFILVFAFCPYHIGHFTIVGFKLKAWVSASHFEGLLTALCGYCVVGLCLVLLHTLAAIIRLNRSKRVLGLCYVVVKVALLSVVEIGVFPLIGGWWLDICSLSLFDATLKDREVSFKMAPGTSMFIHWLVGMVYVFYFASFILLLREVLRPGVLWFLRNLNDPDFNPVQEMIHLPIVRHTRRFLASMVIFGSTVLLMLWLPIKIIHGLWPSFLPYHITLSSDTPVSELSLELLLLQVILPALLEQGHTRVWLKLLVRHWCAAVSHILGLRSYLLGDVALDAQGGGVVIGGDTVGAAGEGGAAGAAAPPVEVEQADPELVEGLVNPVVGGPGGGDALGGGLGAAHQALLQRDGPTGFQAYVRPRWFGVRILGLVVMMCVSLTAASIICLTLPVLVGRQCMYLALGDTKVHELYTGACGLYLCLLSIRGITLLISWIMLGWSQVILRLKQWGIMGTKALVALVVVAVIVPLMVGVLMELVIVIPLRVPLHQTPIIFLWQDWALGVLYTKIMCALVMMGPNWWLKTNLEHIYLGGVRGLDLNLLVGQTALPVIASLGACLTIPYVTAHTLAPLFVPPSALVLVERRIYPALLIITLLSTLIIMQVVQFTRLYEHIKNDKYLVGRRLVNYDHTSTQTSSPRLESEITPFVR, translated from the exons ATGAGGCTAA atataTGTCGCGTTTGTAGGTGCGAGGGTTCCAGCGACCGTCCTCTGTTCCACCCCTGCATCTGTACTGGTAGCATTAAGTTCATCCACCAAGATTGTTTAGTGCAATGGCTTCGTTATTCCCGCAAAGAGTACTGCGAACTCTGCAAACATCGCTTCCACTTCACACCAA TATACTCACCAGACATGCCCAAGAGATTACCCATAGCAGACATCCTTGCTGGATTAGCACGCAGCATGGGCACAGCCATCCGTTACTGGCTGCATTACACATTGGTTGCTGTGGCATGGCTTGGGGTTGTGCCGCTGACAGCCTGCAGAATATATCGTTGCCTCTTCACGGGCTCAGTTTCCTCAGTGCTCACTCTACCACTTGACATGCTTTCAAC GGATAACTTAGTGTCAGATATCTTCCATGGGTGCTTTGTGGTGACATGCACACTAAGTGCTTTCATCAGTCTGGTGTGGTTGCGGGAACAGATCCTCCATGGGGGAGGGCCAGACTGGCTAGATCAAGAAATACAGCATGAG CATGAGCCACCTGGAAATTTTGGAGCAATCAATCAAGTGAATGGACAAATTCCAGTGCCAGCGGCCAATGAAAATGTTGCGCCACAGCAGCAGGAAGTGGCCAATGACAACCTGGACATCAATGATGATCCAGCAAATCAAGAGCTGGCTCCTGTCCCAGCAAATCAAAATATAGGGGAAG GAGGCGAGGGTGAGATCCTCCATGAGGGAGCTCCGGGTAACAACAACCTCGACCCAGGAGCCGCAGCAGACGATCTGAACTGGAACCCCATTGAGTGGGACCGGGCAGCCGAGGAGCTCACGTGGGAGCGTCTCCTGGGTCTTGACGGCTCACTCGTGTTTCTAGAGCACGTGTTTTGGGTCGTCTCCCTCAACACTATGTTCATACTGGTCTTTG CATTTTGTCCATATCACATTGGGCACTTCACCATAGTTGGTTTTAAGCTTAAAGCATGGGTGTCTGCATCACACTTCGAGGGTCTTCTGACAGCACTGTGTGGGTACTGTGTGGTTGGGTTATGCCTGGTGCTATTACATACACTGGCTGCAATTATCAGGCTTAACAG GTCAAAGCGTGTTCTAGGTTTATGTTACGTTGTAGTTAAAGTTGCTCTGCTGAGTGTGGTGGAGATTGGGGTCTTCCCACTGATAGGAGGCTGGTGGCTGGacatctgttccctctctctcttcgatgcAACGCTAAAG GACCGAGAGGTGAGCTTTAAGATGGCGCCAGGCACATCCATGTTCATCCATTGGCTGGTGGGGATGGTCTACGTCTTCTACTTTGCTTCCTTTATCCTCCTGCTTCGGGAAGTGCTGAGACCGGGTGTCCTGTGGTTCCTCAGGAATCTCAATGACCCAGACTTCAATCCCGTACAAGAG ATGATCCACCTGCCCATTGTGCGCCACACTCGACGCTTCTTGGCTTCCATGGTCATATTTGGTTCCACAGTGTTGCTAATGCTTTGGCTACCAATAAAGATCATTCATGGACTATGGCCCTCCTTTTTACCTTATCATATTACACTGTCGAG TGATACTCCAGTGAGTGAGCTGTCACTGGAGCTGCTGTTGCTCCAGGTGATACTCCCAGCACTGCTAGAACAAGGTCACACTCGAGTCTGGCTCAAGCTCTTGGTCAGACACTGGTGTGCTGCCGTGTCTCACATTCTTGGATTGAGATCGTACTTGCTTGGTGATGTGGCTCTTGATGCTCAG GGAGGTGGAGTTGTGATTGGTGGTGACACAGTTGGAGCTGCTGGAGAAGGTGGTGCAGCTGGTGCGGCTGCCCCTCCAGTGGAAGTAGAGCAGGCTGATCCCGAGCTGGTGGAAGGCCTGGTGAACCCTGTTGTTGGAGGGCCAGGAGGTGGAGATGCCCTCGGAGGAGGTCTTGGTGCTGCTCACCAGGCATTGCTCCAGCGAGATGGGCCGACGG GTTTCCAGGCTTATGTACGGCCGAGATGGTTTGGTGTGCGGATCTTGGGCTTGGTGGTCATGATGTGTGTGAGCCTGACAGCAGCATCCATTATATGTTTGACGCTTCCAGTCTTAGTGGGTCGTCAGTGCATGTATCTTGCTCTTGGTGACACCAAA GTTCATGAATTATACACTGGTGCATGTGGTTTGTACCTGTGTTTGCTCAGTATTCGAGGCATCACTCTCCTCATCTCCTGGATAATGCTGGGATGGTCACAAGTTATCCTGCGCTTGAAGCAATGGGGCATCATG GGCACCAAGGCACTAGTGGCGCTAGTGGTAGTGGCGGTAATTGTGCCGTTGATGGTGGGCGTTCTCATGGAGTTGGTCATTGTTATACCTCTGAGAGTTCCCCTACATCAGACACCCATTATCTTCCTCTGGCAG GACTGGGCCCTGGGCGTCCTGTACACAAAAATCATGTGTGCGTTGGTCATGATGGGTCCAAACTGGTGGCTCAAGACAAATCTGGAACATATCTACTTGGGTGGAGTGCGTGGCCTGGACCTGAACCTCCTTGTGGGCCAAACGGCACTTCCAGTCATTGCAAGCCTTGGTGCCTGTCTCACCATTCCCTATGTCACAGCACACACCCTGGCCCCTCTCTTTGTACCCCCTAGTGCACTG GTCCTGGTGGAGCGTCGCATATATCCCGCACTGTTGATCATAACACTGCTGTCTACTCTCATCATCATGCAAGTTGTACAGTTCACCCGTCTCTATGAacacataaaaaatgataagtacCTGGTTGGGCGCCGACTCGTGAACTACGACCACACAAGCACCCAGACCTCCTCCCCAAGGCTTGAAAGCGAGATCACCCCATTTGTCAGGTGA